From the Toxoplasma gondii ME49 chromosome VIIa, whole genome shotgun sequence genome, one window contains:
- a CDS encoding hypothetical protein (encoded by transcript TGME49_281650), producing the protein MDEEVVSSVMEEESEQTSLASSDDEGDEAFARDLDAEMSALLSQLQPPAKHITKSLAPGLPKKAGLPLHARKKLPALVPPKSMAVLGVKAKTPSLSLPQAAGAGSSELSQTDTASPASMHTPQDSPKAEGTEEKHEREDESRPDATLQKKAFPRPPSVKPTLEKSPSLFPRPPKLGGPADSKSKAIPKPTVEHRPAPSAPLRMPPKATAEPQPSAGPMTQSPVSVKFPRPAKAPAQEKAEHAKKVVLPKQFGGTLGAKTEAPKKTAAASKSSLPPQSLFPRPPALLSESSPLASQPSSPLSTSSPFPESPAYRGSPPHPPAAPHAAASPHPSAFPHPGSPPQLRAPLPDFVSHPNAPKETGTWAEGAVWETRLDHADGDSDEGRGRRDSTTTSESVEEARRREGRAIPGSLARVAHKKLADRPLATETEAVGGPSPRPSREAGDRRNAHRLDVDDECRQFAAHILDEAEADAEVTATAEVSGDVTGEIWLDEILESESDNDLDPLDHRWGMLLSDPRWELQRMQPRYQYTPVVQASYVASCPFGTSVGVRAPPYRSLYRRPKNYVVGVSYLRHYELPTVSRLLKAPAPEFLRKRPWTKHPEGFKGMPVGGGLHFEIDLCGGKPRRAGREERNVSQRCWKETRRSSRANRDAAWFA; encoded by the exons ATGGACGAGGAGGTTGTCTCTTCAGTtatggaggaagagagcgagcaaacgtctcttgcttcttccgacgacgaaggcgacgaagcgttcgCGCGCGACCTCGACGCGGAGATGTCTGCTCTTCTCAGTCAGCTGCAGCCGCCGGCGAAGCACATAACCAAGAGCCTCGCGCCTGGGCTGCCGAAGAAGGCCGGCTtacctctgcatgcgcggaagAAACTTCCTGCGCTCGTGCCTCCGAAGAGCATGGCAGTTCTCGGAGTCAAGGCGAaaacgccttctctgtcactGCCCCAGGCTGCAGGAGCGGGAAGTTCTGAACTCAGCCAAACCGACACTGCCTCTCCTGCGAGTATGCACACCCCGCAGGACTCACCCAAGGCAGAAGGAACTGAGGAGAAACATGAACGAGAAGATGAATCGCGTCCAGACGCGACGCTTCAGAAGAAAGCCTTCCCGCGGCCTCCGTCGGTGAAGCCTACGCTCGAAAAGTCACCTTCCCTTTTCCCGCGACCTCCTAAGTTAGGGGGACCTGCAGACAGCAAAAGCAAAGCTATTCCGAAACCGACAGTCGAGCATCGTCCTGCtccttctgcgcctctgcgGATGCCGCCCAAGGCGACGGCGGAGCCGCAGCCCAGTGCAGGACCCATGACGCAAAGCCCTGTCTCAGTGAAGTTTCCTCGCCCCGCCAAGGCGCCTGCccaagagaaggcagagcaTGCGAAAAAAGTTGTGCTACCCAAACAGTTCGGTGGAACACTGGGAGCGAAAACGGAAGCcccgaagaagacagcagctgcttccaagtcttctctgcctccacagtctctgttccctcgtcctcccgctcttctttctgagTCGTCGCCGTTGGCGTCGCAGCCaagctctcctctctcaacctcttctcctttccccgAGTCTCCTGCTTACCGTGGATCTCCTCCTCATCCACCCGCTGctccgcatgcagccgcTTCTCCACACCCAAGCGCTTTCCCGCACCCAGGCTCTCCTCCGCAGCTGAGAGCGCCTCTTCCGGACTTTGTGTCGCATCCAAATgcgccgaaggagacagggaccTGGGCAGAAGGCGCCGTTTGGGAGACCCGCCTGGACCatgcagacggagacagcgacgagggTCGGGGCCGCAGAGACTCGACGACGACAAGTGAAAGCGTGGAAGAGGCGCGGAGAAGGGAGGGCAGAGCCATCCCGGGAAGCCTCGCCAGAGTGGCGCACAAGAAGTTGGCGGATCGCCCGCTGGCgaccgagacagaagcagtAGGGGGACCGAGCCCCAGGCCGTCCCGCGAAGCAGGCGACAGGAGGAACGCACACCGTCTCGACGTGGATGACGAGTGCAGACAGTTCGCCGCCCACATCCTCGATGAAGCAGAAGCCGACGCAGAGGTCACTGCCACCGCCGAGGTGTCTGGAGACGTCACCGGCGAAATTTGGCTTGACGAAATCCTCGAGTCTGAATCGGACAACGACTTAG ATCCGCTGGACCACCGGTGGGGCATGCTGCTCTCGGACCCGCGCTGGGAactgcagcgcatgcagccgcgcTACCAGTATACGCCTGTGGTGCAGGCGTCGTACGTCGCTTCTTGCCCGTTCGGTACTTCCGTGGGCGTCCGGGCGCCGCCCTACCGGAGTCTCTACCGTCGGCCGAAGAACTACGTCGTAGGCGTCTCCTACTTGCGGCACTACGAACTCCCCAcggtctctcgcctcctcaaGGCCCCCGCCCCGGAGTTCCTCCGCAAGCGGCCCTGGACGAAGCACCCAGAGGGCTTCAAAGGCATGCCTGTCGGCGGCGGCCTCCACTTCGAAATCGATCTCTGTGGAGGCAAGCCGCGCAgggcaggcagagaagagagaaacgtttCTCAGCGGTGCTGGAAGGAGAccaggcgaagcagcagagcgaACAGAGACGCCGCTTGGTTTgcgtga
- a CDS encoding hypothetical protein (encoded by transcript TGME49_281640~Predicted trans-membrane domain (TMHMM2.0):73-96:100-123:146-169:178-198:234-257:315-338:801-824), which translates to MEIYGGGARPRPSASSALSSSDFHERPVLPDALGERSAALSACAQGASLVFSRGRLRLWPAFFKSCCLKVPLKVVGSMYTCCLVAGCVIGARLQLLGPSDAVWPAVLSLLSFLLAVCARSLLLAPPSEAVKAASEGSLLGPLSSPRFLLCLLVAGFLHLGAASFALSPLREALQEESRTLLHAFLVLFACATVFLHLYRHVAQSRYQLLLCPSKPGPAPILLVPCARLACVETLAGFLLAVPLFLLLLPVFLVFSSFPTKARFSAPESLASAPLDDASVSTFSVSSALSRPLSFLVSLVFSLSPRPGFALDGICDWSIAILVASLVFFLLLLLFNVHGELQQQARASDCLSVASFIGRLSCPSSLVSRSCCASSSVQNSSFSSCFPPFSSSASASSGTPAARDCAPLSDSAAQLLGFSPPHAGTGFDGQCLLLHWLYDCVEALQSSVAADVPSALPPYVPVRPRASLLSCAPAGSALWGLCPVCERGDLAGAPGAAATALGSTGPWGAETGGCLGGAWQLLALLQDPHSTAQRENCPLVPALAEFFAETSDDFPLLPPHPQASLIRPCDACRTGAGAAKWEEARRSAKKTAASEEGEELFLFSKREAATLAAQQMLETGIFGTPSLLFSLYGNLVRGSAVYFLRLLHDMQQLCVAASRERRGLAGSPFLSACGAAVVASFKKPRDASPLWTKVEPFLPPLVFAFLKRRLGASAVSAEPEGHELARDACGEKQLARERRAAAGDGAVARGMAAVLSLLASIWNRRKSLTSEPGPTGRSSVFNSEETAADARDVWRKAQVECSVLINFFACAVEGFALWLCTVAAVTRRIEQSREGHSGQEMATGASHPHVSVAARDAAAGLVLNSLEVLHQQQLLRRFAASARGASPATSALSPELSAAMDELDRRVRQAMLRMRDHEALRLQALAAGLGPAASLSPLTQTELRKLLSQ; encoded by the exons ATGGAGATCTACGGAGGCGGTGCGCGGCCTCGGCCGTCCGCGTCTTCCGCCCTCTCGTCCTCCGACTTTCACGAGCGCCCCGTGCTTCCAGACGCcctgggagagagaagcgcggcgctctctgcatgcgcgcaggGTGCCAGCCTTGTCTTCAGCAGGGGTCGTCTCCGACTGTGGCCTGCGTTCTTCAAGTCATGCTGCCTGAAGGTGCCGCTCAAAGTCGTCGGGAGTATGTACACCTGCTGCCTGGTTGCGGGATGCGTCATCGGCGCGCGGCTTCAGCTCCTTGGACCCAGTGACG CAGTCTGGCCGgccgtcttgtctctcctttccttcctcctcgccgtctgcgcgcgctcccttcttctcgcgc CGCCGAGCGAGGCTGTCAAAGCTGCGTCCGAAGGCTCACTGCTCggccctctctcttccccgcgCTTCCTGCTGtgcctcctcgtcgccgGCTTCCTCCACCTAGGCGCggcttccttcgctctctcgcctctccgcgAAGCCCTGCAAGAAGAGTCCCGCACgctcctgcatgcatttctcgtcctctttgCTTGCGCCACGGT ATTTCTCCATCTGTATCGTCACGTTGCGCAAAGTCGATATCAGCTGCTGCTGTGTCCCTCCAAGCCGGGGCCTGCGCCGATTCTTCTTGTGCCTTGCGCGCGTCTGGCTTGCGTGGAGACGCTCGCGGGTTTCCTCTTGGctgttcctctgtttctgttgcttctgcCAGTCTTCCTGGTCTTCAGTTCCTTCCCTACGAAGGCGCGCTTCTCGGCTCCGGAGAGCCTCGCGAGTGCGCCGCTCGACGACGCCTCAGTCTCCACGTTttcggtttcttctgcgctctcgcggcctctctctttcctcgtctctctcgtgtttTCGCTCTCCCCGCGCCCGGGGTTCGCCCTAGACGGCATCTGCGACTGGAGCATCGCCAtcctcgtcgcttctctcgtcttctttcttcttctccttctcttcaacGTCCACGgagagctgcagcagcaagcGCGGGCGTCAGActgcctctccgtcgcctccttcatcggccgtctctcctgtccgtcttctctcgtctcgcgcTCCTGTTGCGCGTCGTCCTCTGTTCAAaactcttccttctcttcttgctttcctcccttctcttcctctgcgtcggcCTCCTCTGGAACTCCAGCTGCACGCGActgcgcgcctctctccgactCTGCGGCGCAGctcctcggcttctcgccGCCACATGCCGGGACTGGGTTCGACGGCCAG tgtctccttcttcactggCTGTACGACTGCGTGGAGGCGCTTCAGAGCTCCGTCGCTGCGGACGTACCTTCCGCGTTGCCGCCCTATGTGCCTGTTAGGCCTCGCGCgagtcttctctcgtgtgCGCCCGCTGGGTCTGCGCTCTGGGGTCTCTGCCCCGTCTGCGAGCGCGGCGACCTCGCTGGAGCCCCAGGCGCCGCCGCGACCGCGTTGGGCTCCACGGGACCGTGGGGCGCGGAGACGGGGGGCTGCCTCGGCGGCGCCTGGCAGCTCTTGGCTCTGCTGCAAGACCCCCACTCGACTGCTCAG CGCGAGAACTGCCCGCTGGTGCCGGCCCTCGCCGAGTTCTTCGCGGAGACCTCAGACGacttccctctgcttccacCCCACCCGCAGGCCTCGCTGATTCGCCCctgcgatgcatgcagaacggGCGCAGGGGCAGCCAAGTGGGAAGAGGCGCGAcggagcgcgaagaaaacggccgcgagcgaagaaggcgaagaactcttccttttttccaaACGCGAAGCCGCCACTCTTGCGGCGCAGCAAATGCTCGAAACCGGAATCTTCGGGACGCCCAGTCTG CTCTTTTCGTTGTACGGAAACCTGGTGAGAGGTTCGGCGGTGTactttctccgtctgctgcACGACATGCAGCAGTTGTGTGTGGCGGCCTCTCGCGAGCGGCGCGGCCTCGCGGGCTCGCCTTTCTTGTCTGCCTGTGGCGCCGCGGTTGTCGCTTCCTTCAAGAAACCGCGCGatgcctctcctctctggacCAAGGTCGAGCCatttctcccgcctctcgtcttcgccttcctcaaGCGTCGCCTAGGCGCCTCAGCTGTTTCTGCGGAGCCGGAAGGGCATGAACTTGCCCGAGACGCATGCGGGGAAAAACAGCTTGCAAGAGAGCGCCGAGCGGCAGCTGGCGACGGCGCGGTGGCGCGGGGCATGGCGGCCGTCCTGAGCCTTCTCGCCTCGATCTGGAACCGGCGAAAAAGCCTCACGAGCGAGCCGGGACCCACAGGGCGCTCTTCAGTCTTCAACTCCGAGGAAACTGCCGCAGACGCCAGAGACGTCTGGAGAAAGGCGCAAGTCGAGTGCTCCGTCTTGATCAATTTTTTCGCATGCGCCGTCGAAGGCTTTGCCCTTTGGCTTTGCACCGTAGCCGCCGTCACCCGTCGGATCGAGCAAAGCCGCGAAGGACATTCAGGGCAAGAAATGGCTACTG GCGCCTCCCACCCGCATGTCAGCGTCGCCGCCCGCGACGCCGCCGCCGGTCTTGTTCTCAACTCT CTGGAGGTGCTTCatcagcagcagctgctgcggcgctTTGCAGCTTCCGCTCGCGGCGCGAGCCCTGCGACCTCGGCCCTCTCTCCAGAGCTCTCCGCCGCGATGGACGAACTCGATAGAC GAGTGCGCCAGGCAAtgctgcgcatgcgcgacCACGAGGCTCTGCGGCTCCAAGCTCTCGCGGCAGGTCTCGGccctgcagcttctctctcgcctctcacGCAGACGGAGCTGCGGAAACTGCTTTCGCAGTGA